Proteins co-encoded in one Spirosoma endbachense genomic window:
- a CDS encoding NADH-quinone oxidoreductase subunit C translates to MLTNEEVAQTIINQFGEAVSDFDDPYDLLTFSTTRETIIPLITYLKDHQTFQVGFLTDITGIHYPDSVGKEFCVVYHLHSLTNNFRLRVKVYLSADDLHIPTASPVFASANWMERETFDFFGIIFDGHPDLRRILNMEEMDYFPMRKEYPLEDATREDKIDALFGR, encoded by the coding sequence ATGCTGACCAACGAAGAAGTTGCGCAGACCATTATTAATCAGTTTGGCGAGGCTGTCAGTGATTTTGATGATCCGTATGACCTGCTAACCTTTTCGACTACTCGGGAAACGATTATCCCGCTGATCACTTACCTAAAAGACCATCAGACATTTCAGGTTGGTTTTTTGACTGATATCACCGGCATACATTACCCGGATTCAGTGGGTAAAGAGTTCTGTGTGGTCTATCATCTACACAGTCTGACCAACAACTTCCGGTTGCGAGTCAAAGTCTATCTGTCAGCAGATGATCTTCACATTCCGACCGCGAGTCCCGTTTTTGCCAGTGCAAACTGGATGGAACGCGAAACCTTCGACTTTTTTGGGATTATTTTCGATGGACACCCTGATCTGCGCCGAATCCTGAACATGGAGGAAATGGATTATTTCCCGATGCGCAAAGAATATCCGCTCGAAGACGCCACCCGCGAA